A window of Deltaproteobacteria bacterium genomic DNA:
GATCGCACCTTCGAGCTTGCGCAGCAGCGGCACCAGCCGATCGAACAGCCCGAGCTGGCGCGCCGGCAGGAGCCGGCGGCGCAGTACTACGCCGTTGAGGTACCAGCCGGCGACGCCGAGCATATTCATGTAAGCCGTGCGCCGTAAGCTAAAGCCGGCGGCCGTTATCGCCAGCTCGAGCTCGTGGCGCCGGTAGCGCCGCAGATGATGGTCGGCCGCATCCATGCTGCCGTACAGCCAGGGAAACGCCGGCACCAGCAAGATCAGCCGGCCGCCCGGCTCCAGCAGCTGCCAAAACGAGCGCAGCAGTCCCCGGTCATCTTCGATATGTTCCAGGAAGTTGAGGCAGGTGATGGTATCAAGCCTCTCCGCTGTGAGCGCCGTTAGCTCAGCACTCGTTACATCGAGGCAGTGCGTGCGTAGCACCCGGTTGCCGCCGCAGCTGCGTTCGAGCTCGGCCAAGGCCGCCGGGTCGGCATCGAGGCCGATCACCAGTTCGGGATCGCTTTCAAGCAACCGCCGGGTGACGTTGCCGACGGCGCAGCCGACGTCGAGGATGCGCCGGCCGAGGTCGGCACGGATCGCCTCGTAGATCCAGCGATTGTAGTGCTCCGCCTTTTGCAGGCGCCGCTGAATCGCCAGACTGTTGGGGCTGACGCTCATGCGCCCCAAGTGCTGCGCAAGCGCTCGCGCCGCTTTACCTCTTCGAGAATCTTGCTCAACGCCCCACCCATGATGAGCTGAATCCCGACCAGCACGAGCGTGGCGCCGGTAAACATGTACGACC
This region includes:
- a CDS encoding methyltransferase domain-containing protein; protein product: MSVSPNSLAIQRRLQKAEHYNRWIYEAIRADLGRRILDVGCAVGNVTRRLLESDPELVIGLDADPAALAELERSCGGNRVLRTHCLDVTSAELTALTAERLDTITCLNFLEHIEDDRGLLRSFWQLLEPGGRLILLVPAFPWLYGSMDAADHHLRRYRRHELELAITAAGFSLRRTAYMNMLGVAGWYLNGVVLRRRLLPARQLGLFDRLVPLLRKLEGAIGPPFGQSIIAVAERP